Proteins encoded within one genomic window of Arachis ipaensis cultivar K30076 chromosome B08, Araip1.1, whole genome shotgun sequence:
- the LOC107610799 gene encoding protein FAR1-RELATED SEQUENCE 5-like, whose product MSTYEDDIKNDSDNDLGDDFDYEPNAHYDVEDDDVDSLDFTSKSEHDCDVKRIANLMVEDIWNLQFRTEDEACQFYNAYACWHDFVMRKDDVVRDKEGKIICRQLICNKEGCRNMRYLDLDNRSREARSLTRIKCPARL is encoded by the coding sequence ATGTCTACATACGAGGATGATATTAAGAATGATTCTGATAATGATTTGGGTGATGATTTCGATTATGAACCGAATGCACACTATGATGTTGAAGATGACGATGTTGATTCGTTGGATTTTACTAGCAAGAGTGAACACGATTGTGATGTAAAACGAATAGCAAATTTAATGGTGGAGGATATTTGGAACCTACAGTTTAGGACAGAGGATGAGGCTTGCCAATTTTATAACGCTTATGCTTGTTGGCATGACTTTGTAATGAGGAAGGATGATGTGGTAAGGGATAAGGAAGGTAAAATTATTTGCAGGCAACTTATTTGCAATAAAGAGGGCTGCAGGAATATGAGGTATCTTGATCTGGATAATAGATCAAGGGAGGCAAGGTCACTAACGCGAATCAAGTGTCCAGCTCGGCTTTAG
- the LOC107610800 gene encoding protein FAR1-RELATED SEQUENCE 5-like, protein MFYGISQPRFGAPQFVHLVPANRRLTVTDKVQVENLHTFGVKTCHIMGYIAFQKGGYRHAGFTRKDLYNHVDRSRRSKVKNGDANVAINYLIRKSNNDPLEHIFWADGQSIVDYYYFGDIVAFDSTYKKNKYNKPLVIFSGCNHHGQTIIFGSSLLSDETTNMYKWLLEMFVEAMGGKLPKAVITNGDL, encoded by the coding sequence ATGTTTTATGGAATTTCACAACCACGATTTGGCGCACCCCAATTTGTGCATCTCGTTCCAGCCAATCGTCGTCTCACTGTTACCGATAAAGTCCAAGTGGAGAATCTTCATACTTTTGGTGTCAAGACGTGCCATATTATGGGATACATTGCATTCCAAAAGGGTGGATATCGTCATGCTGGCTTCACCCGCAAAGATTTGTACAACCACGTTGATCGTTCTCGTAGATCAAAAGTAAAAAATGGGGATGCCAATGTAGCAATCAACTATTTGATTAGAAAGTCAAACAACGATCCGTTGGAGCATATATTTTGGGCAGATGGGCAATCAATTGTCGACTATTACTACTTTGGAGATATTGTTGCCTTTGATTCAACGTACAAGAAGAATAAATACAACAAACCATTGGTCATTTTCTCCGGATGCAATCATCACGGGCAGACTATTATTTTCGGCTCCAGTCTACTATCGGACGAAACGACAAACATGTATAAGTGGTTGTTGGAAATGTTTGTTGAAGCGATGGGTGGGAAGCTTCCTAAAGCAGTTATAACTAATGGAGACCTTTGA